A segment of the Candidatus Margulisiibacteriota bacterium genome:
TGACTGTTTTTGCCGAATATAATATAAATGCGCATGGCAACCTGCGGCCTGAATCCGGACAAATTCACCAAAGAAGGTTTAACATTTGACGATGTGCTGCTGATCCCCGCGCGCTCGCAGATCCTGCCCAAAGACGTTTCGCTCAAAACCCGCCTGACCAAAAAGATCATGCTAAATGTGCCGCTGCTTTCCGCCGGTATGGACACGGTGACCGATTCGCGCATGGCGATCGCTGTGGCACGCGAGGGCGGCATTGGCATCATTCACAAAAATATGACCATCACAGCGCAGGCTGACGAAGTGGACAAAGTCAAACGTTCGGAAAACGGCGTCATCGTTGATCCGTTTCATCTCGGGCCGGACAACACCGTGCAGGAAGCCGTGCAGCTTATGGAGCATTATCATATTTCCGGCGTGCCGGTCACTGACCCGGGCGGCAAGCTGGTCGGCATCGTGACCAACCGCGACGTGCGCTTTGAGTCAGATTACGATCAGCCGATCAGCAATATTATGACCGCCCAAAATCTGGTAACGGCGCCCGAAGGTACTACTTTGCCGGAAGCCCAGCAGATCATGAAAAAATCCAAGATCGAGAAACTGCCCATCGTGGATAAGAACGGCCTGCTCAAGGGGCTGATCACGATCAAAGACATCAAGAAAAATATCGAATTTCCCAACGCGGCCAAAGACGCGCGCGGACGCCTGCTTTGCGGCGCGGCGGTCGGCGTCACGGAAAACGTTATGGACAGGCTGGCGGCGTTGATCAAAGCGCAGGCTGACGCGGTGGTGCTGGATACGGCGCATGGCCATTCCGAGGGAGTTTTGCGGCTCGTCAAGAAAATTAAAAAAGCCTATCCTGAATTGCAATTGATAGCCGGCAATGTGGCGACCGCGGAAGGCACAAGGGCGTTGATCGAAGCCGGTGCGGACTGCGTGAAGGTCGGTATTGGCCCGGGCTCGATCTGCACGACGCGCGTGGTGGCCGGCGTGGGTTTGCCGCAGATCACCGCGGTGTATGACTGCGCTGTCGAAGCCGCTAGGTCGGATATACCGCTTATCGCGGATGGCGGCATTCAGTATTCCGGCGACATAGTCAAGGCTCTGGCCGCCGGCGCCTCGACAGTGATGCTCGGCTCTCTGTTTGCCGGCTGTGATGAAGCTCCGGGTGAAGTGGAAATACTGCACGATCGGCGTTTCAAGATCTACCGCGGCATGGGCAGCCTCGGCGCTATGGAAGCCGGCGGCAAAGACCGTTATTTTCAAAGCGAGGCGCGCAAATTTGTCCCCGAAGGTGTGGAGGGACGCATACCGTACCGTGGCACGGTCAAAGAAATCGTTTTCCAAATGCTTGGCGGCTTGCGTTCGGGCATGGGCTACTGCGGCGCGCCGACTATCGAGGCCCTGCGTCAGGATGGCCGTTTCGTGAAGATCACGCATGCCGGACTGGTGGAGTCGCATCCGCACGACATACAGATCACCAAAGAAACGCCAAATTACACGACAAGGGATTTTGCTTGATCATAATTTTGGATTACGGCTCGCAGTATTCGCAGCTCATCGCGCGGCGGGTGCGCGAGTGTAATGTTTATTCGGAATTGGCCGCGCATGATATTTCCGCCGCTAAAATAAAAGAATTGCAGCCCGAGGGCATCATTCTCTCCGGCGGGCCGGCGTCGGTGTATGAAAAAGACGCGCCAAAACTGGACGCCGCGATTCTGGATCTGGGTATTCCGATTTTAGGTATTTGTTACGGTATGCAATTGTTTGTGAATCTGCTCGGCGGCAAAGTGGAGCGGCATACGGAAAAGCGCGAGTACGGTAAAGCAGCGTTGCGCGTGGATACGAGTTCAGCTTTGTTCGTCGGCCTGGAGGATAATTTCACAGCCTGGATGTCGCACGGCGATTCCTGCCTGCGCCTGCCGGACGGATTCCGCAAGATCGCCTCCACGGACAATCTGGAAAACGCCGCGGTCGAAAACCCCGCGCGCGGGATTTACGGTGTGCAGTTTCACCCCGAGGTCGCGCATACGGTCAAAGGGCTGGACATAATCAAAAATTTTGTTTTCGGTGTTTGTCAGGCGCGGCCGGTCTGGACGATGGCGAATTATATTGAGACCGAAGTTAAGCGCATCCGCGAAACTGTCGGCGGTGGCAAAGTTTTGCTGGGGCTGTCCGGCGGCGTGGACTCCACGACTGTGGCCGCGCTTTTACACAAAGCGATCGGCGAGCAATTAATTTGTATGTTTATCGATCAGGGTTTTATGCGCAAAAACGAAGCGCGGCGCGTGATCGAGCTTGTTTCTAAATACATGCGGATCAAGCTGGTGCATGTCGACGCGGCGCAGCGTTTTATGGAAAAAGTCCAGGGTGTCAGTGATCCCGAGGAGAAACGCCGGCGCATCGGCAATGAATTTGTGCGCACGTTTGAGGCCGAAGCGCGCCAGATCGGCGATTTTCAATTTTTGGCGCAGGGCACGCTGTATCCCGATGTCATCGAATCCGCAGTGGTCGGCGGCACACAGGCCAAAACTGCCGCGAAAATCAAAACACATCATAATGTCGGTGGACTGCCGGCGGATATGCAGTTTAAACTTATCGAGCCGCTGCGCTGGCTTTTCAAGGACGAAGTGCGCCGGCTCGGCCGTGAGCTGGGATTGCACGAAGACCTGATCAACCGGCAGCCTTTTCCCGGGCCGGGGCTGGCTATCCGCATTATCGGCGAGATCACGCCGGAGCGCGTGCGCATCCTGCAGGAAGCGGACAGTATTGTCATGGCGGAGATCAAAGCCGCCGGCTGGTACAACAAAATCTGGCAGGCGCCGGTGATCTTACTGCCGGAGGTGCGGACGGTCGGCGTGATGGGCGACGCGCGGACTTACGGCATGACCTGCGCCGTGCGCTGCGTGACCAGCGAGGACGCCATGACCGCCCGCGCGGCGCAGCTGCCCTGGGAACTGCTGGAAAAAATCTCTTCGCGCGTCATCAACGAAGTGCCGGAGATCACGCGCGTCTGTTACGACATTTCATCCAAGCCGCCCGCGACGATCGAGTGGGAGTGAAAAAGCTCAAACTTTTCACACG
Coding sequences within it:
- the guaA gene encoding glutamine-hydrolyzing GMP synthase, with product MIIILDYGSQYSQLIARRVRECNVYSELAAHDISAAKIKELQPEGIILSGGPASVYEKDAPKLDAAILDLGIPILGICYGMQLFVNLLGGKVERHTEKREYGKAALRVDTSSALFVGLEDNFTAWMSHGDSCLRLPDGFRKIASTDNLENAAVENPARGIYGVQFHPEVAHTVKGLDIIKNFVFGVCQARPVWTMANYIETEVKRIRETVGGGKVLLGLSGGVDSTTVAALLHKAIGEQLICMFIDQGFMRKNEARRVIELVSKYMRIKLVHVDAAQRFMEKVQGVSDPEEKRRRIGNEFVRTFEAEARQIGDFQFLAQGTLYPDVIESAVVGGTQAKTAAKIKTHHNVGGLPADMQFKLIEPLRWLFKDEVRRLGRELGLHEDLINRQPFPGPGLAIRIIGEITPERVRILQEADSIVMAEIKAAGWYNKIWQAPVILLPEVRTVGVMGDARTYGMTCAVRCVTSEDAMTARAAQLPWELLEKISSRVINEVPEITRVCYDISSKPPATIEWE
- the guaB gene encoding IMP dehydrogenase, whose product is MATCGLNPDKFTKEGLTFDDVLLIPARSQILPKDVSLKTRLTKKIMLNVPLLSAGMDTVTDSRMAIAVAREGGIGIIHKNMTITAQADEVDKVKRSENGVIVDPFHLGPDNTVQEAVQLMEHYHISGVPVTDPGGKLVGIVTNRDVRFESDYDQPISNIMTAQNLVTAPEGTTLPEAQQIMKKSKIEKLPIVDKNGLLKGLITIKDIKKNIEFPNAAKDARGRLLCGAAVGVTENVMDRLAALIKAQADAVVLDTAHGHSEGVLRLVKKIKKAYPELQLIAGNVATAEGTRALIEAGADCVKVGIGPGSICTTRVVAGVGLPQITAVYDCAVEAARSDIPLIADGGIQYSGDIVKALAAGASTVMLGSLFAGCDEAPGEVEILHDRRFKIYRGMGSLGAMEAGGKDRYFQSEARKFVPEGVEGRIPYRGTVKEIVFQMLGGLRSGMGYCGAPTIEALRQDGRFVKITHAGLVESHPHDIQITKETPNYTTRDFA